A DNA window from Christiangramia salexigens contains the following coding sequences:
- a CDS encoding UDP-3-O-(3-hydroxymyristoyl)glucosamine N-acyltransferase, with protein MKFPDTYSLKSIASIIDCKYIGSDDFPVTGMNEIHVVTPGDIVFVDHPKYYDKALESAATIVLINKEVECPEGKALLISDDPFRDFNKLTKHFKPFQASNKSIAENAKIGEGTVIQPNVFLGNNVIIGENCLIHANVSIGDNCVLGDNVIVHSGTVLGGDAFYYKKRADGFDKLLSGGRVVVENNVEIGANCTIDRGVTGDTILGEGSKLDNLIQIGHDTVVGKKCLIASQVGIAGCVVIEDDVTIWGQVGIRSDITIATGTVLMAQCGVSKDTTPHTTYWGTPFGEVRTKLKEYAAIKRLPEIVKNIK; from the coding sequence TAAGAGTATTGCTTCTATTATTGATTGCAAATATATAGGGAGTGATGATTTTCCGGTGACGGGAATGAATGAGATCCACGTGGTGACTCCCGGAGATATTGTATTTGTAGACCACCCGAAATATTATGACAAGGCTTTAGAGTCGGCTGCAACTATCGTTCTTATAAATAAGGAGGTGGAATGTCCTGAAGGAAAAGCTCTGTTGATTTCAGATGATCCTTTCAGAGACTTTAATAAGCTCACAAAACATTTTAAACCTTTTCAGGCCTCCAATAAATCCATTGCAGAAAATGCTAAAATCGGCGAGGGAACAGTTATTCAACCTAACGTATTTTTAGGTAATAACGTTATTATAGGTGAGAATTGTCTTATCCATGCTAACGTAAGTATTGGTGATAATTGTGTTTTGGGCGATAATGTGATCGTACATAGTGGAACCGTATTGGGCGGTGATGCTTTTTATTATAAAAAACGAGCCGATGGTTTTGATAAATTGCTTTCTGGAGGTAGAGTGGTTGTTGAAAATAATGTGGAGATAGGAGCAAATTGTACTATAGATCGTGGTGTAACCGGAGATACGATCCTTGGGGAGGGAAGTAAGCTGGATAATTTAATTCAGATAGGACATGATACCGTTGTGGGTAAAAAATGTTTAATTGCTTCTCAGGTAGGAATTGCCGGCTGTGTTGTTATTGAAGATGATGTTACGATCTGGGGACAGGTTGGAATTAGAAGTGACATTACAATTGCGACAGGAACAGTGCTTATGGCTCAATGCGGAGTGTCAAAAGATACTACACCTCACACAACCTATTGGGGCACGCCTTTTGGGGAGGTGAGAACAAAACTTAAAGAATACGCGGCAATTAAAAGACTGCCGGAGATTGTAAAAAATATAAAATAG